One genomic window of Malaciobacter molluscorum LMG 25693 includes the following:
- the dapA gene encoding 4-hydroxy-tetrahydrodipicolinate synthase: MENIIGAMTALITPFKNGKVDTEKYESLIKRQIEQGIDVVVPVGTTGESATLSHEEHRLCIEIAVATCKNTGVKVLAGAGSNATHEAVGIAKHAQKVGADGLLSVAPYYNKPTQKGIYQHYKTIASSVEIPFMLYNVPGRTGVDIEADTAIRLFDDVSNIFAIKEATGSLERAIELSSKRPDFCVISGDDAIDYPMLANGGKGIISVTANLLPNYKSKLVHSVFDKEFDTAKKINDELYAINKALFLESNPVPIKAAMYIAGLIDTLEYRLPLTPPSKETMKILEEVIKGYEVIK; encoded by the coding sequence ATGGAGAATATCATTGGTGCAATGACCGCACTTATTACACCATTTAAAAATGGAAAAGTAGATACTGAAAAATACGAGTCTTTAATAAAAAGACAGATTGAACAAGGTATTGATGTTGTTGTTCCTGTTGGAACTACTGGGGAGAGTGCAACATTATCACATGAAGAGCATAGATTATGTATTGAAATAGCAGTGGCTACTTGTAAGAATACTGGTGTAAAAGTTTTAGCAGGTGCAGGTTCAAATGCAACACATGAAGCAGTAGGAATTGCAAAACATGCACAAAAAGTTGGTGCGGATGGTTTGTTATCAGTAGCTCCATATTATAATAAACCAACACAAAAAGGTATTTATCAACATTACAAAACAATAGCAAGTTCAGTTGAGATTCCTTTTATGTTATATAATGTACCAGGAAGAACAGGTGTTGATATTGAAGCAGATACTGCTATTAGACTTTTTGATGATGTTTCTAATATATTTGCAATAAAAGAAGCAACTGGATCTTTAGAAAGAGCAATTGAATTAAGTTCTAAAAGACCAGATTTTTGTGTAATCTCTGGTGATGATGCTATTGATTATCCAATGCTTGCAAATGGAGGAAAAGGAATTATATCAGTTACAGCTAATTTACTGCCAAATTATAAAAGTAAATTAGTACATAGTGTTTTTGACAAAGAGTTTGATACTGCAAAAAAAATAAATGATGAATTATATGCTATAAATAAAGCACTATTTTTAGAAAGTAATCCTGTACCAATTAAAGCAGCAATGTATATTGCAGGATTAATTGATACATTAGAGTATAGATTGCCATTAACACCTCCATCAAAGGAGACTATGAAAATTTTAGAAGAAGTTATAAAAGGGTATGAGGTAATAAAATAA
- a CDS encoding M16 family metallopeptidase, with amino-acid sequence MFFIKILKRVKYLLFFTIFVGELMSSSSLPKYYTKTLKNGLQIVAIPMDNGSNVISTDIFYDVGSKDEKMGKSGIAHMLEHLNFKSSKNLKAGEFDEIVKGFGGVNNASTSFDFTHYYIKSSSKNMAKSLELFAELMQNLTLKDEEFQPERDVVAEERRWRTDNNPMGYMQFRLFNNAYIYHPYHWTPIGFMNDIKNWSIKDIRDFHSTFYQPKNAVVVVAGDIKKEEVFDQTEKYFKNIENKKDIVRQSYTVEPKQDGPKRVIINRDTQVEMITIAYHIPNYEDKDQVALSALSELLSSGKSSLLQKILVDEKKLVNSVYAYNIELKDPGLFLFSAVCNEGIKAKDVEKEILKIIKLVKDGDVSKKDIEKIKINTKADFIFSLESSTSVASILGSYFVRGNIKPLFEYESDLDKLKKEDIINVAKKYLTKDNSTTVILKKQK; translated from the coding sequence AAAACTTTAAAAAATGGATTACAAATTGTAGCTATTCCTATGGATAATGGTTCAAATGTTATATCTACAGATATTTTTTATGATGTGGGTAGTAAAGATGAGAAAATGGGTAAAAGTGGTATTGCACACATGCTTGAACACTTAAACTTCAAATCATCAAAAAACCTAAAAGCTGGTGAATTCGACGAAATTGTGAAAGGTTTTGGGGGAGTAAATAACGCAAGTACAAGCTTTGATTTTACTCACTATTATATAAAATCTAGTTCTAAAAATATGGCAAAATCTCTCGAACTTTTTGCAGAACTTATGCAAAATCTTACTTTAAAAGATGAAGAGTTTCAACCTGAAAGAGATGTTGTAGCAGAAGAAAGAAGATGGAGAACTGATAATAATCCTATGGGATATATGCAGTTTAGGCTATTTAATAATGCATATATTTATCATCCATATCATTGGACACCAATTGGATTTATGAATGATATAAAAAATTGGTCAATTAAAGATATTAGAGATTTTCATAGCACTTTTTATCAACCCAAAAATGCAGTTGTTGTAGTTGCAGGAGATATAAAAAAAGAAGAAGTTTTTGACCAAACAGAAAAATATTTTAAAAATATAGAAAATAAAAAAGACATAGTAAGACAAAGTTATACAGTAGAACCAAAACAAGATGGGCCAAAAAGAGTAATAATAAATAGAGATACTCAAGTTGAAATGATCACTATTGCTTATCATATACCAAACTATGAAGATAAAGACCAAGTTGCACTTAGTGCACTTAGTGAACTTTTAAGTTCAGGTAAAAGTTCACTTTTACAAAAAATACTAGTAGATGAAAAGAAGCTTGTAAACTCTGTTTATGCATATAATATAGAATTAAAAGATCCAGGATTATTTCTATTTTCAGCAGTTTGTAATGAAGGAATAAAAGCAAAAGATGTTGAAAAAGAGATATTAAAAATCATAAAGCTTGTAAAAGATGGAGATGTTTCTAAAAAAGATATTGAGAAAATAAAAATCAATACAAAAGCAGACTTTATCTTTTCACTTGAAAGTTCAACTTCAGTAGCTTCTATTTTAGGTAGCTACTTTGTTAGAGGCAATATTAAGCCTTTATTTGAATATGAAAGTGACTTAGATAAGCTAAAAAAAGAAGATATTATAAATGTAGCAAAGAAATATCTTACAAAAGATAACTCAACTACAGTTATATTAAAAAAACAAAAATAA